One segment of Trichlorobacter ammonificans DNA contains the following:
- the yidD gene encoding membrane protein insertion efficiency factor YidD: MLTHLLTGIIRLYQLVVSPLLPPACRFHPSCSAYSLESIRRHGPGRGSMLMLRRLLRCHPWQPGGHDPVPEK; encoded by the coding sequence ATGCTTACCCATCTGCTCACAGGCATAATTCGTCTCTACCAACTGGTAGTATCTCCACTATTGCCGCCTGCCTGTCGTTTCCATCCTTCCTGTTCAGCGTATTCCCTTGAGTCCATTCGTCGCCACGGCCCTGGTCGAGGGAGTATGCTAATGCTGCGTCGCCTGTTGCGGTGTCATCCCTGGCAACCGGGCGGCCACGATCCCGTTCCCGAAAAATAG
- the rnpA gene encoding ribonuclease P protein component, which translates to HTAVLSARAPYPKKNRLLRRSDYLRLSSAPAPFFRGRTFVLLVMENGLAVPRIGITVSRKVGNAVVRNRIKRLVRELFRHACASLPACDLHLIARRAAADDAGAALLRHELTTALQKIGSR; encoded by the coding sequence CATACAGCCGTGTTGTCCGCGCGGGCACCCTACCCCAAGAAGAACCGTTTACTGAGGCGCAGTGATTATCTGCGCCTTTCTTCTGCACCGGCTCCATTTTTCCGTGGGCGCACGTTCGTTCTGCTGGTCATGGAAAACGGTCTCGCCGTACCCAGAATCGGCATCACGGTAAGCCGGAAGGTCGGCAACGCCGTGGTTCGCAATAGGATAAAGCGACTGGTGCGGGAACTCTTCAGGCATGCCTGTGCTTCGCTGCCGGCATGTGACCTGCACCTGATCGCCCGGAGGGCTGCCGCAGACGATGCCGGCGCCGCCCTTTTACGCCACGAATTAACGACAGCACTGCAGAAGATCGGCTCTCGGTGA